A segment of the Candidatus Manganitrophaceae bacterium genome:
AATATGAGAGCAGTTTAACTTTAATAAAAAGAGGGGATGGAGTCAAGCGTTTAGATCAACGATGCCGTATCTGAAGGAAACCTACTGCCGAAGCGCTCTCTCAGAGAAAATGGTATCGGAAAGACCGAGGTTTATCTTGACGTCGCTCACCTCGATAAATGTTTTTCTACGTGACTTGGCGTTAAAGATCTGGGAGGCCTTCCAGACAAAGACTTTTCCAAGTTGTGTCCATTCGATATACTGGGTCTTCAGAAGGAAACCCTCATTAGAAAAGTATTCAATCTTTCGGATCGTTCCCTGCGTTTTAGAGATATAAGTGATCGTCTTTCCGTAGAGTTTATTTTCTTTTAAACGGTTTTCAATCACGAAACAAGCCTCTCCCCTCACATTCTTCTCCGGAAGAAGACGGTGTACATCAACCTCTATCCGCCTCTGATGCATGTCTTCAAAGAGCAGGTCAGATTCCTCCTCCCCATCATGATTATGACGGCCCGGCTGGACCCGACGGACCTGGCGCAGCTCCGGGAGATAGAGCCAAAGGTCAGCCTTGTCCTCTTCGACATATTCCCAGACCAAAAATTTTTGGCCTTTCGTCTGAGAAGGCGACTCCGTCACAAGGAGTGTCTTGCTGTTGAGATTATCCTGTCCGAATTTATTCTTCCAGTACAGCTTGAAGCGGGTCTTCTTCTCAACCCCGTCCGGCCCGATCACCCGAAAAATTACGTTGGCAGTTTGGTCCTCCATCGCGTACATCCGCTTGGCGGATGCCCGTAAAATAGCCTCCGGCGCGGGGGAAGACTGGGCATAGGCCCCTCCAGGAAGTAATACAGAAACACTTAAAAAGAGGAGAAAAAAGACAAGAATGGGAGGAATATTTCTCCGGATCACAGCAAGAGACCGCTCTTGCGAACATCATCCATAAAGTTGAGGCCACATTGACGTGACCAGATTCTAGGGATATGATTGCGCATCATGGGAAAATTGGTTGCGGGGAGAGGATTTGAACCTCTGACCTTCGGGTTATGAGCCCGTGGCACTACTTCTTTTGCCCTTCCTATCTTTTCATTAATTCCCTTTAATATCACTTGCTTAAACCTATATTTATCGGGTAATATACCTTCGTTACTTTAATGAATTTTAATCTATTTTAGCCGATAGGGGCGAAATAGGGGCGAAAAGTTAGAACCGTAACCCGAAGGACGGTGGCGACATGGCTAGCATACTCCAACAAGTGAACACGGTCAAATGGACAGGTGTTTTTTGCTATGCTTCCGAAAATAAAAAACACCGAGGAAAGCCGGATGTTTGTTACTACATTACATTCAAAGTTGACGGCT
Coding sequences within it:
- a CDS encoding outer membrane lipoprotein-sorting protein — translated: MIRRNIPPILVFFLLFLSVSVLLPGGAYAQSSPAPEAILRASAKRMYAMEDQTANVIFRVIGPDGVEKKTRFKLYWKNKFGQDNLNSKTLLVTESPSQTKGQKFLVWEYVEEDKADLWLYLPELRQVRRVQPGRHNHDGEEESDLLFEDMHQRRIEVDVHRLLPEKNVRGEACFVIENRLKENKLYGKTITYISKTQGTIRKIEYFSNEGFLLKTQYIEWTQLGKVFVWKASQIFNAKSRRKTFIEVSDVKINLGLSDTIFSERALRQ